GGTCCGAAAGCTCCGCACGGCCGTCACCTACGCCGAGACCCAGAGCGTCGAGGCGCTGCGTCGGTACTTCGAGCGCCAGAAGGAGGCCGCCCGCTCGTCTGGAGCCTCGAAAGCCGACCAGCGACTCGTCTCGGACCCGAAAGTGATGGAAGCCATGCGGAAAGCCGAGAACTTCACCGACCTCCACCCGAAATTCCGCCAGACCAGGATGTTGCTGGCCGAGACGCTGGGCATCGAGAACGGCGAGCGCGTCATCGTCTTCACCGAGTCCCGAGACACCGCCGAAACGCTGACCGACTTCCTCTCCGATCACTTCGAGACCGAGAAGTTCGTCGGCCAGAGCGACACCGAGGGCAGCGAGGGGATGACCCAGACCCAGCAACAGGAGACCCTCGACCGGTTCCGCGCCGGGGAGTTCGAGGTGCTGGTCTCGACCAGCGTCGCCGAGGAGGGCCTGGACGTGCCGGAGGTCGATCTGGTGTTGTTCTACGAGCCCGTGCCGACGGCGATCAGGTCCATCCAACGCAAAGGACGGACCGGCCGCCAGACCGAGGGTCGCGTCGTCGTCCTGCTGGCCGAGGACACCCGCGACGAGGCGTACTTCTGGAAGTCCCGGCAGGACGAGCAGCGCATGGAGGACGAACTCCGCACGCTGAAGAGCGTCGCCGGCCAGCTAGAGTCGAAACTGGGGGGTGAGCAGGCTGGCGTCGACGAGTACAACGACGGCCAGAGCGGCGGAGAGCGTGGCGAAGCGCCCGGAGAAGACGGTCCAGACGGCGACGAAGGCACCGCTTCGAGTGGAAACGACGCCGGTCCGTCCGACGCTCAGCGCCAGCCCTCGGAAGCGCCGAACACGGGCGAGCGATCCGAAGCCGACGGCCAGACCGCCGACAGTGACGGACAGGCCGGTCTCGATGCCTTCGCCGACGGCGCGACCGGGGAGGACGAAGATGAGACAGCCGACGTTCCAGACGAAACGAAGGGGTCGACGCCGGAGCCACACGCCGACGGCGACGAGACCGTCGCGATCGTCGCCGACCAGCGCGAACTCGACTCGACGATCGCACGCGATCTCTCGACCCGCGAGGGCGTCCAGACGGAACTGGAGACGCTGGCGGTCGGGGACTACGTGCTCTCGGATCGGGTCGTCGTCGAGCGCAAGACCGTCGAGGACTTCCTCGATACGCTGACCGGCGGCGACCGGTCGATGTTCGAACAGGTCGGCGACGCCACCCGTCACTACGCCCGGCCGGTCGTCGTCGTCGAAGGCGGCGACCTCTACGGCGAGCGCAACGTCCACCACAAGGCGATCCAGGGGGCACTGGCCTCGCTGGCCGTCGACTTCGGCGCGAGTGTCCTCCGGACGAACGACGAGGACGAGACCGCAGATCTGCTGGAGACCGTCGCTCGCCGCGAGCAAGAAGAGTCCGACCGCGAGGTCAGCGTCCACGGCGAGAAACAGGCCAAGACGCTGGGCGAGCAACAGGAGTACGTCGTCGCCTCGGTGGCGGAAGTGGGGCCAGTGACTGCGCGGGCGATGCTGGAACAGTTCGGGAGCGTCGAGGCCGTCATGACCGCCGACGAAGACGCCCTCAAAGAAGTCGACGGCGTCGGCGACGTCACGGCCCAGCGGTTCCGGGACGTAGTGGGGAGCGAGTTCGAGGGATGATTCGCACGATCCGCCGCTCCGTCGGCGGATAGCGAATCATCGTGAGCGAGCAGTGATTCGCCCGGCGAGCGCGTTCATTTGCGAGTAGTACGACGAACGGGGGGTCGGATCACCGAGACGTTTCGGCTGAGCTATACGTAAGTTAGGCTTATTGTCGTCTGGTCTGGAGTTGGACGCGGGGGTCACGAGAGCGTGAACAAGCGTCGCGTCGGACGAAACGAATCGATCGCGTTTACACTACCTGATGCGAGTGTCGGGGGAGAGGAGTGTCGTTCCGAGACGTTGGCACGCGAACACGAGCGGGTCCTCGTCGTCCTGTTGCGAAGTCACTACTGTCCACTGAGTCGCGAGATCGTCCAGTCACTCCGGGACGAGTACGGAGCCTTCGCGTCCCGGTCGACGGCCGTCGTAGCGGTGTTGCCCGACACCGTCGAGCGGGGGGCGGTGTGGCAGCGACGCTACGAGTTGCCGTTTTCCGTCCTGGCCGATCCCGGCGAGTCGAGCGACGACGACGAAACAGCGTCGGGTTCGCCGTCGTTCGGAACGTTCGAGCCCTACGCTCGCTATCTCCAGTCGCTCCCCGGCGGTGCGCTGTTCCGTACCGACGGCGACGAACTCAGGCTGATCGAGACCGTCGGCAGCGACGGTCGACAGTCGTTCCCGGAGGTCGAGGCGCTACTGAGCGAGATCGAGTCCCACGACCGGAGCGAGACCAGACAGCGGGCCGGGCCGCGAGCGGACACCTACGGCCATCACTGATACGGACTAGCGATCCGTCTGACACACTGACGGCGTCGTCGACGTGTGAATCCGGTAATCAGTACCGGGTCGCGTCGAGGGTCTCGGCCGCCTCGCGAGCGGCTTCGAGGCACTCGCGGGCCTGTCGCGGGCTGTCAGCGTCGCGAGCGCGCTGGGCGTACTGTTCGACGGTCTGGACGAGGAGTCCGCGTGCGTTGTGCAGTTGCTCGTCGAGCGAGTCGGGAGCCGCCCCACGAGGGTCGTCGGCGGCTCCGCCGGAGCGACCAGCTGGCTGCGTGCTCGTCGCGGCCGGATCGACCGACGGTGCGCGCCGCGGGTCGGCGGACTCATCGGGTGCCGGCGTGGT
Above is a genomic segment from Halomicrobium sp. LC1Hm containing:
- a CDS encoding redoxin domain-containing protein, with amino-acid sequence MNKRRVGRNESIAFTLPDASVGGEECRSETLAREHERVLVVLLRSHYCPLSREIVQSLRDEYGAFASRSTAVVAVLPDTVERGAVWQRRYELPFSVLADPGESSDDDETASGSPSFGTFEPYARYLQSLPGGALFRTDGDELRLIETVGSDGRQSFPEVEALLSEIESHDRSETRQRAGPRADTYGHH
- a CDS encoding DEAD/DEAH box helicase, whose translation is MAQSDADAGSTDGHVDHPLVTPELLEQRRYQRELADQALDDHTLVCLPTGLGKTTVSLLVTAERIQDAQWKSLLLAPTKPLVQQHAEFYREALKVPDDEIVVFTGEVRPAKRSDLWADARVVIATPQVVENDLVGNRISLANVTHCTFDECHRATGDYAYNYIAERYHEDASDPLVTAMSASPGGDEEEILTVCENLGLREVAVMTEDDADVAEHTHDTELEWKRIELPETVLEIRDAINEVVSDRLAQLKEVGVTSTTQPDVSEREIQKIQGKLSELMDNDQSEGYSGMSLLAEVRKLRTAVTYAETQSVEALRRYFERQKEAARSSGASKADQRLVSDPKVMEAMRKAENFTDLHPKFRQTRMLLAETLGIENGERVIVFTESRDTAETLTDFLSDHFETEKFVGQSDTEGSEGMTQTQQQETLDRFRAGEFEVLVSTSVAEEGLDVPEVDLVLFYEPVPTAIRSIQRKGRTGRQTEGRVVVLLAEDTRDEAYFWKSRQDEQRMEDELRTLKSVAGQLESKLGGEQAGVDEYNDGQSGGERGEAPGEDGPDGDEGTASSGNDAGPSDAQRQPSEAPNTGERSEADGQTADSDGQAGLDAFADGATGEDEDETADVPDETKGSTPEPHADGDETVAIVADQRELDSTIARDLSTREGVQTELETLAVGDYVLSDRVVVERKTVEDFLDTLTGGDRSMFEQVGDATRHYARPVVVVEGGDLYGERNVHHKAIQGALASLAVDFGASVLRTNDEDETADLLETVARREQEESDREVSVHGEKQAKTLGEQQEYVVASVAEVGPVTARAMLEQFGSVEAVMTADEDALKEVDGVGDVTAQRFRDVVGSEFEG